From one Aggregicoccus sp. 17bor-14 genomic stretch:
- the gyrA gene encoding DNA gyrase subunit A, giving the protein MADDTTDKPAATPVPPPPGSAGELIPVNIEDEMRRSYLDYSMSVIIGRALPDVRDGLKPVHRRILYAMNDLGNTHNRAYKKSARVVGDVIGKYHPHGDTAVYDAMVRLAQEWSLRYLLVDGQGNFGSVDGDSPAAMRYTEVRMDRLAEELIADLDKQTVDFGPNYDDSLEEPLVMPSKFPNLLVNGSSGIAVGMTTNIPPHNMGEVIDGTLHLIDNPKCTIPELMQFIPGPDFPTAAFVTGREGIRRAYETGRGQITLRARTEIETSKKGDREAIIITEIPYQVNKARLIEKIADLVREKKLEGISDIRDESDRQGMRIVVELKRDAISGVVLNNLFANTPLETTFGAVMLAIDGGQPRTLTLKEILERFVSHRRDVVTRRSRFELRKAEARMHIVEGLLVAQDLIDLVVSLIRASRDPDEARWGLMNILNPALYEHPKFVNLPRIDYAQARAQMEKLVSRARDVEPNYAGLAHKYEGAGFSEIQAQNILDMRLQRLTGLQREELFKELIDLIREIIRLKDILANESSLLNVIKAELREIRERYADKRRTELVGETDELTSEDLIAEEDMVVTLSHTGYVKRSALTEYRAQKRGGRGKTGATTKEDDFVTDLFVASTHAYIMPITTKGKLYWLKVHQIPAAGRAARGKAIVNLVQLGQDEKLAQVLVTREFTDNQFVFFVTKRGVVKRTDLTAFSNVRTSGIIALGIEEGDELVAVKITDGTKDVLLSTASGMSIRFAEEEVRSMGRQAYGVKGITLDEGDEVVGADVVEKGTTILTVTENGYGKRTLEEEYRVQGRGGKGIIDIKTTERNGKVVGLVQVRDEDEVMLVTNGGMLIRMKAKEISVIGRNTQGVRLISLESEDEKVTGISKLPESSADAEGEEGSGEELLTPGAASASADEASPLDAVQAEPGDEPEPGAEG; this is encoded by the coding sequence ATGGCCGACGACACCACTGACAAGCCGGCAGCGACCCCCGTGCCCCCGCCTCCGGGCAGCGCCGGGGAACTCATCCCCGTGAACATCGAAGACGAGATGCGCCGCTCGTATCTCGACTACTCGATGTCCGTCATCATCGGCCGCGCGCTGCCGGACGTGCGCGACGGCCTCAAGCCCGTTCACCGCCGCATCCTGTACGCGATGAACGACCTGGGGAACACGCACAACCGCGCCTACAAGAAGAGCGCGCGCGTGGTCGGCGACGTCATCGGCAAGTACCACCCGCACGGCGACACCGCGGTGTACGACGCGATGGTGCGCCTCGCGCAGGAGTGGAGCCTTCGCTACCTGCTGGTGGACGGCCAGGGTAACTTCGGCAGCGTGGACGGCGATAGTCCCGCGGCCATGCGCTACACGGAAGTGCGCATGGACCGGCTCGCCGAGGAGCTGATCGCCGACCTCGACAAGCAGACGGTGGACTTCGGGCCCAACTACGACGACTCGCTCGAAGAGCCGCTCGTCATGCCCAGCAAGTTCCCGAACCTGCTCGTCAACGGGAGCAGCGGCATCGCGGTGGGCATGACCACGAACATCCCGCCCCACAACATGGGCGAGGTGATCGACGGCACGCTGCACCTCATCGACAACCCCAAGTGCACCATCCCGGAGCTGATGCAGTTCATCCCGGGCCCGGACTTCCCCACCGCCGCCTTCGTCACGGGCCGCGAGGGCATCCGCCGCGCCTACGAGACCGGCCGCGGGCAGATCACCCTGCGCGCGCGCACCGAGATCGAGACCTCCAAGAAGGGTGACCGCGAGGCGATCATCATCACGGAGATCCCCTACCAGGTGAACAAGGCGCGCCTCATCGAGAAGATCGCCGACCTGGTGCGCGAGAAGAAGCTCGAGGGCATCAGCGACATCCGCGACGAGAGCGACCGCCAGGGCATGCGCATCGTGGTGGAGCTCAAGCGCGACGCCATCAGCGGCGTGGTGCTCAACAACCTCTTCGCCAACACCCCGCTGGAGACGACCTTCGGCGCGGTGATGCTCGCCATCGACGGCGGCCAGCCGCGCACGCTCACGCTCAAGGAGATCCTCGAGCGCTTCGTGTCGCACCGCCGCGACGTGGTCACCCGCCGCAGCCGCTTCGAGCTGCGCAAGGCGGAGGCCCGCATGCACATCGTCGAGGGCCTGCTCGTCGCGCAGGACCTCATCGACCTGGTGGTGAGCCTCATCCGCGCCAGCCGCGACCCGGACGAGGCGCGCTGGGGCCTGATGAACATCCTCAACCCCGCGCTCTACGAGCACCCGAAGTTCGTGAACCTGCCGCGCATCGACTACGCGCAGGCGCGCGCGCAGATGGAGAAGCTGGTCTCGCGGGCGCGCGACGTGGAGCCCAACTACGCGGGCCTCGCGCACAAGTACGAGGGCGCGGGCTTCAGCGAGATCCAGGCGCAGAACATCCTCGACATGCGCCTGCAGCGCCTCACCGGCCTGCAGCGCGAGGAGCTGTTCAAGGAGCTCATCGACCTCATCCGCGAGATCATCCGGCTCAAGGACATCCTCGCCAACGAGAGCAGCCTGCTCAACGTCATCAAGGCCGAGCTGCGCGAGATCCGCGAGCGCTACGCGGACAAGCGCCGCACCGAGCTGGTGGGCGAGACGGACGAGCTCACCAGCGAGGACCTCATCGCCGAAGAGGACATGGTGGTGACGCTGAGCCACACCGGGTACGTGAAGCGCTCGGCGCTCACCGAGTACCGGGCGCAGAAGCGCGGCGGGCGCGGCAAGACGGGCGCCACCACGAAGGAAGACGACTTCGTCACCGACCTCTTCGTGGCCAGCACCCACGCGTACATCATGCCCATCACCACCAAGGGCAAGCTGTACTGGCTGAAAGTCCACCAGATCCCGGCGGCGGGGCGCGCCGCGCGCGGCAAGGCGATCGTGAACCTGGTGCAGCTGGGCCAGGACGAGAAGCTCGCGCAGGTGCTCGTCACGCGCGAGTTCACGGACAACCAGTTCGTGTTCTTCGTCACCAAGCGCGGCGTGGTGAAGCGCACCGACCTCACGGCGTTCTCCAACGTGCGCACCAGCGGCATCATCGCGCTGGGCATCGAGGAGGGTGACGAGCTGGTGGCGGTGAAGATCACCGACGGCACCAAGGACGTGCTGCTCTCCACCGCGAGCGGCATGAGCATCCGCTTCGCCGAGGAGGAGGTGCGCTCCATGGGCCGACAGGCCTACGGCGTGAAGGGCATCACCCTGGACGAGGGCGACGAGGTGGTGGGCGCGGACGTGGTGGAGAAGGGAACCACCATCCTCACCGTCACCGAGAACGGCTACGGCAAGCGCACGCTCGAGGAGGAGTACCGGGTGCAGGGCCGCGGCGGCAAGGGCATCATCGACATCAAGACCACCGAGCGGAACGGCAAGGTGGTGGGCCTCGTGCAGGTGCGCGACGAGGACGAGGTGATGCTCGTCACCAACGGCGGCATGCTCATCCGCATGAAGGCCAAGGAGATCTCGGTCATCGGCCGCAACACGCAGGGCGTGCGGCTCATCTCGCTCGAGAGCGAGGACGAGAAGGTGACCGGCATCTCCAAGCTGCCCGAGTCCAGCGCGGACGCCGAGGGCGAGGAGGGCAGCGGCGAGGAACTCCTCACGCCGGGCGCCGCGTCCGCCTCGGCCGATGAGGCCTCCCCGCTCGACGCCGTGCAGGCCGAGCCGGGCGACGAGCCCGAGCCCGGCGCCGAGGGCTGA
- a CDS encoding tetratricopeptide repeat protein, giving the protein MKATAAVKPTMPPAPAARPGAALPPVDAEPLPALPAGEQEARTLPFELDPRKLEEGLKSLQGELVHWANKGRYTRVRFKFRGKQLLPDLPLAAVVAAEGLTFYWGGILRALLFNVAGKSVLSVELVNDADKRVQAGKEALLSGDVDVALARFREALAMDRDHAAAHLQLGVCYRLQGQKDLAIAALEKARQKDPEGAVGAEAERLLSGLRRAS; this is encoded by the coding sequence GTGAAGGCGACTGCGGCCGTGAAGCCCACGATGCCCCCCGCGCCCGCCGCGCGCCCCGGCGCCGCCCTGCCCCCCGTGGACGCGGAGCCCCTGCCTGCGCTGCCCGCCGGGGAGCAGGAGGCGCGCACGCTCCCCTTCGAGCTGGACCCGCGCAAGCTCGAGGAGGGCCTCAAGAGCCTGCAGGGCGAGCTGGTGCACTGGGCGAACAAGGGCCGCTACACGCGCGTGCGCTTCAAGTTCCGCGGCAAGCAGCTGCTGCCGGACCTGCCGCTCGCCGCGGTGGTGGCCGCAGAGGGGCTGACCTTCTACTGGGGCGGCATCCTGCGCGCGCTGCTCTTCAACGTGGCGGGCAAGAGCGTGCTCTCGGTGGAGCTGGTGAACGACGCGGACAAGCGCGTGCAGGCCGGCAAGGAGGCGCTGCTCTCCGGCGACGTGGACGTGGCGCTCGCGCGCTTCCGCGAGGCGCTCGCCATGGACCGCGACCATGCCGCGGCGCACCTGCAGCTGGGTGTCTGCTATCGGCTGCAGGGCCAGAAGGACCTGGCCATCGCGGCGCTGGAGAAGGCCCGCCAGAAGGACCCCGAGGGCGCCGTGGGAGCCGAGGCCGAACGCCTGCTCTCGGGGCTGCGCCGGGCCTCCTGA